One stretch of Rhinolophus ferrumequinum isolate MPI-CBG mRhiFer1 chromosome 3, mRhiFer1_v1.p, whole genome shotgun sequence DNA includes these proteins:
- the VIP gene encoding VIP peptides, which produces MESRRKPQLFVRLILFSMLFSQMLAWPLFEAPSLRIPFEGANELDQTSLKADTDVLPNAFAENDKNARYADGLLTNDFSKLLGQLSAKKYLEALVGKPDRDNVSEDMGLIKRHSDAVFTDNYTRLRKQMAVKKYLNSILNGKRSTEGESPDFLEDLEK; this is translated from the exons ATGGAATCCAGAAGGAAGCCCCAGCTTTTTGTACGACTGATACTTTTCAGCATGCTCTTCTCACAAATGCTGGCATGGCCTCTTTTCGAAGCACCTTCTCTGAG AATACCATTTGAAGGAGCAAATGAACTTGATCAAACTTCATTAAAAGCAGACACTGACGTTTTGCCAAATGCATTTGCTGAAAATGACAA GAATGCCAGATATGCTGATGGACTTCTCACTAATGACTTTAGTAAACTCTTGGGTCAACTTTCTGCCAAAAAATACCTTGAGGCCCTTGTTGGAAAACCAGATAG GGATAATGTCTCAGAGGATATGGGACTAATCAAACGTCACTCGGATGCAGTTTTCACTGACAATTATACCCGCCTCCGAAAACAAATGGCTGTAAAGAAATACTTGAACTCCATTCTGAATGGAAAGAGGag CACTGAGGGAGAATCCCCTGATTTTCTTGAAGAtttagaaaaatga